From the Eleutherodactylus coqui strain aEleCoq1 chromosome 7, aEleCoq1.hap1, whole genome shotgun sequence genome, one window contains:
- the SCOC gene encoding short coiled-coil protein, protein MMNSDMDALDIENQVELEEKTRLINQVLELQHTLEDLSARVDAVKEENLKLKSENQVLGQYIENLMSASSVFQTTDTKSKRK, encoded by the exons ATGATGAATTCCGACATGGATG ctcTTGACATTGAAAATCAGGTAGAACTGGAAGAAAAGACACGGCTTATTAACCAGGTTTTGGAGCTTCAGCATACGTTAGAAG ATCTCTCCGCTCGGGTTGATGCTGTAAAAGAGGAAAACCTGAAGCTCAAGTCAGAAAACCAAGTTCTTGGCCAGTACATCGAGAACCTCATGTCCGCCTCCAGTGTGTTCCAGACCACAGACACCAAGAGCAAGAGGAAGTAA